The following are encoded in a window of Shewanella psychrotolerans genomic DNA:
- a CDS encoding protein tyrosine phosphatase family protein produces the protein MPSHIYLRKRLTSFVTSLTILLGSATSAHAAITPTSLSNIKAIRFNSDTVITSGLPTTNQFDELEQAGVDLVINLIPNDNPNGHKNEAQLVADAQMQYAHISVDWQQPTLADVEQFFTIMDANKDKDILVHCAANYRASAFYYLYEATKLNHPENQSITMSPWGDLESSLTEYPQWQSLIEKVKNKYLTSTE, from the coding sequence ATGCCATCGCACATCTATTTAAGAAAACGATTAACGTCGTTTGTCACCAGCTTAACCATACTATTAGGCAGTGCTACATCTGCTCATGCAGCTATTACCCCAACATCCTTATCCAATATTAAGGCAATAAGATTTAATAGTGACACAGTGATCACCTCAGGGCTGCCAACCACGAATCAATTTGATGAATTAGAACAAGCTGGCGTCGATTTGGTGATAAACCTCATTCCAAATGACAACCCAAATGGACATAAAAATGAGGCTCAGCTTGTCGCTGATGCACAGATGCAATACGCGCATATTTCAGTAGACTGGCAACAACCCACCCTTGCAGATGTTGAGCAGTTTTTTACGATAATGGATGCCAATAAAGATAAGGATATTTTGGTTCATTGCGCTGCCAACTACCGCGCATCAGCATTCTATTATCTCTATGAAGCAACTAAATTAAATCATCCAGAAAATCAATCTATTACAATGTCACCTTGGGGAGACCTTGAAAGTAGCTTAACCGAATACCCACAATGGCAAAGCTTGATAGAAAAGGTTAAAAATAAATACCTAACTAGCACCGAATAG
- a CDS encoding PA4780 family RIO1-like protein kinase produces MKTPKRIQPLVDDGLVDEVISQLMSGKEATVYIVRCGTEIRCAKVYKEATKRSFKKAAQYQEGRKSRNSRRSRAMEKGSSYGREQQEQAWQNAEVDALYKCAAADIRVPTPFGCFDGVLLMELITDANGDVAPRLNDVMLTPEQALADHEVMMSYITRMLCAGIVHGDLSEFNVLLDDNGPVIIDLPQAVDASANNNAKAMLERDVNNMTHYYSQFAPALAQTKYAKEMWALYEKAKLTPNTKLTGEFMDDTHSADVNSVLEEIQAALEEEQEKRERISEANEL; encoded by the coding sequence ATGAAAACGCCTAAACGCATACAACCACTGGTTGACGATGGTCTCGTCGATGAAGTGATTAGCCAATTAATGAGTGGTAAAGAAGCTACTGTCTACATCGTACGTTGTGGGACAGAGATCCGCTGCGCCAAAGTATACAAAGAAGCGACAAAACGAAGCTTCAAAAAGGCCGCGCAATATCAAGAAGGTAGAAAGAGCCGAAATAGTCGTCGTAGCCGAGCAATGGAAAAAGGTTCAAGCTACGGTCGCGAACAACAGGAGCAAGCTTGGCAAAATGCCGAGGTCGATGCGCTTTATAAATGTGCCGCGGCCGATATCAGAGTTCCCACCCCCTTTGGTTGTTTCGATGGCGTACTGTTAATGGAACTTATCACCGATGCTAACGGTGATGTGGCACCACGGCTCAATGACGTAATGTTAACCCCTGAGCAAGCGCTCGCCGATCACGAAGTGATGATGAGTTATATCACACGTATGTTGTGTGCCGGCATTGTCCATGGTGATCTGTCTGAATTTAACGTGTTACTCGACGATAATGGCCCGGTGATCATCGATCTCCCTCAAGCCGTCGATGCATCGGCTAACAATAATGCAAAAGCAATGCTCGAGCGTGATGTGAATAATATGACCCATTACTACTCACAATTTGCGCCAGCACTTGCGCAAACCAAATACGCTAAAGAGATGTGGGCGTTATACGAAAAAGCTAAACTCACCCCAAATACTAAGTTAACCGGTGAATTCATGGACGATACTCACAGTGCCGATGTCAATTCGGTACTAGAAGAGATCCAAGCAGCGCTCGAAGAGGAGCAAGAAAAACGCGAACGGATCAGTGAAGCCAACGAGCTATAA
- a CDS encoding RidA family protein — MKIERLNPTTRWSDATVYNGIAHFVEIAADTELDMAGQVSQIFTQAEATLAAFNSDHSRLLSATIYITDFANLATFNALWDAWLPQGCAPSRACIKAELADPEYLVEIAFVAATNPI, encoded by the coding sequence ATGAAAATTGAACGTCTTAATCCGACGACTCGCTGGTCAGATGCCACGGTTTACAATGGTATTGCACATTTTGTCGAAATTGCAGCAGACACCGAGTTAGATATGGCCGGGCAGGTTAGTCAAATTTTTACGCAGGCAGAGGCCACATTAGCTGCGTTCAATAGTGATCATTCTCGGTTACTGTCTGCGACGATTTATATTACTGACTTTGCAAATTTAGCCACCTTTAATGCCCTTTGGGATGCATGGTTACCGCAAGGATGTGCGCCAAGTCGTGCATGTATTAAAGCTGAACTGGCTGATCCTGAGTATTTAGTGGAAATTGCATTTGTCGCGGCC
- a CDS encoding GGDEF domain-containing protein, with amino-acid sequence MTINYSHLIHIRDHSELVLYELIPDVVWIFDLDKHGWWWGNSAALAFWGLDKLEQLINKDLSGDTQGAKDRTAQTFELAAQNGLTIDPWTTYPNGKPKTLYMRHRAVLVGPDKHRAIIAYVNEEVNLGDTPENLLLVEAMRYTSVLVTSFTFEGEPIVENPAATEAYKHLSRTDFADNHSFFSSRFLDPDEGKQVLETAIEQQGGQWTCKVMTSAGIRKHTLDLRITRHPLTGDFLLLMSEYDVSPLHEALDQARQAQEQLRQLAHYDAVTGIPSLHYLLAKETELVETAKKNQSLLAVLYLDLDGFKQVNDNFGHEAGNQVLTNIANRLSAIAQGKGQVVRIGGDEFVVWLDSINQRQEICRIAEEMVAKVQQPITINGARETVVVSVSIGIAYYPEHGDSFEALIHTADNAMYQVKHQGKCAAREASPFM; translated from the coding sequence ATGACGATAAACTATTCTCATTTAATTCATATTCGGGATCATTCTGAATTAGTGCTGTATGAACTCATCCCTGATGTCGTGTGGATTTTTGATCTCGATAAACATGGCTGGTGGTGGGGCAACTCAGCCGCATTAGCTTTTTGGGGGCTGGATAAATTAGAACAACTTATCAATAAGGATCTCTCTGGGGATACCCAAGGGGCGAAAGATCGCACCGCACAAACCTTTGAGTTGGCGGCTCAAAACGGTTTAACTATTGATCCATGGACCACTTATCCAAATGGTAAACCCAAAACACTTTATATGCGTCATCGTGCTGTGTTGGTTGGCCCTGATAAACACCGTGCGATTATTGCCTATGTGAATGAAGAGGTTAATCTTGGTGATACACCTGAGAATTTGTTGCTGGTGGAGGCGATGCGCTATACCAGTGTGTTAGTGACTAGTTTTACATTTGAGGGTGAGCCGATAGTTGAAAATCCTGCGGCGACAGAAGCCTATAAACATCTTTCTCGAACAGACTTCGCTGACAACCATAGTTTCTTTTCTAGTCGCTTTCTTGATCCGGATGAAGGTAAGCAGGTACTAGAGACCGCAATTGAGCAGCAAGGTGGGCAGTGGACCTGTAAGGTGATGACATCCGCTGGCATACGTAAACATACGTTGGATTTGCGTATCACTCGCCATCCATTAACAGGAGATTTTCTGTTGTTGATGTCTGAATATGATGTATCGCCCCTGCATGAAGCGCTTGACCAAGCGCGGCAGGCTCAAGAGCAATTACGTCAATTGGCACACTATGATGCGGTAACCGGCATTCCATCGCTGCACTATTTGTTGGCTAAGGAAACTGAATTGGTTGAGACCGCTAAGAAAAATCAGTCGTTACTGGCTGTGTTATATCTTGATTTAGACGGATTTAAGCAAGTTAATGATAACTTTGGTCATGAAGCGGGCAATCAGGTGTTAACCAATATAGCTAATCGACTTAGTGCTATCGCACAGGGAAAAGGGCAAGTGGTGCGTATTGGTGGTGATGAATTTGTTGTATGGCTCGATAGTATCAATCAGCGCCAAGAAATTTGTCGAATAGCAGAGGAGATGGTGGCGAAGGTTCAGCAACCTATCACGATTAATGGTGCTCGTGAGACTGTTGTGGTGAGCGTCAGTATCGGCATTGCCTATTACCCTGAGCATGGGGACAGTTTTGAAGCCTTAATACACACTGCTGATAATGCGATGTATCAAGTTAAACATCAGGGGAAATGTGCAGCGCGAGAGGCATCGCCATTCATGTAA